A single genomic interval of Streptomyces graminofaciens harbors:
- the gatC gene encoding Asp-tRNA(Asn)/Glu-tRNA(Gln) amidotransferase subunit GatC gives MPGITREEVAHLARLARLELKPEELDHFAGQLDDIIGAVARVSEVADQDVPPTSHPLPLTNVMRADEVRPSLTPEQALSGAPAQEQQRFKVPQILGED, from the coding sequence ATGCCTGGCATCACGCGCGAGGAGGTCGCCCACCTCGCCCGGCTGGCGCGTCTGGAGCTGAAGCCCGAAGAGCTCGACCACTTCGCAGGCCAGCTCGACGACATCATCGGCGCGGTCGCCCGCGTCAGCGAGGTCGCCGACCAAGACGTACCACCGACCTCGCACCCGCTCCCGCTGACGAACGTCATGCGCGCGGACGAGGTCCGACCCTCGCTCACCCCCGAGCAGGCGCTCTCCGGCGCCCCGGCCCAGGAGCAGCAGCGTTTCAAGGTGCCGCAGATCCTGGGGGAGGACTGA
- a CDS encoding helix-turn-helix transcriptional regulator encodes MLGAVETRSVSPVFVGRTEELGVLREALARAAGRGGAPGLGGEPQALLLGGEAGVGKTRLVEEFATAAVREGAVVALGGCVEIGADGLPFAPFSTALRALHRELPAELAAAAAGQEEELARLLPELGETRHARYDEEGTARLFELTARLLERLAADRTIVLVLEDLHWADASTRHLLAYLLRTLRTGRLVVLASYRSDDIHRRHPLRPLLAELDRLRSVRRIELRRFNRTEVRHQLAGILATEPEPERVDEIFERSDGNAFFVEELAVAAHDGRGCALTDSLRDLLLVRVEKLPEDAQRIARIVAEGCSTVEYALLAAVAGLPEDDLIEALRAAVGANILIAAPGGDGYRFRHSLVREAVSDDLLPGERSRLNRRYAEALEADPTLVPAGARATRLASYWYHAHDAAKALPAVLDASAEARSRHAHSEQLRLLERAMELWEAAPEAVRAALRPVDHTEVYPPCGCDPATTPLRYLDLMAEAAVAGRLCGERERALRITKRALDLLADGDDPLRAAWFWVQRSMLTEGLARGDGRQQLATAEELVRGLPPSEVHAEVLSRVANWSMLRAPGPDAFSAAQRAVEYAHMVGAEAIELNARLTLGGLMVEAGDVDAGVAEMEAVRVRALESGPAVVVGRSHVNLPSGLEGVGRSREAVRVLREGLEVTRRMGLLTSEAWVWANLSESLLSLGHWEEATEAATKARDTGPGAKPRGMSCVCFAEIALARGDLAEAARSLLAARGHYGTHDPMPQYDLPLSRIMIGLAAAEGRLLDARAELARALDAGFPPGTQRYGWPLLLTAATAEADARALPVAEQDRAEVLDRIRTTAKRLTTGAPVWLAHDLWVRAELRRAEGVADPHTWSDVVTAVEPLERPYDLARVRHRLAEALLADGADEDARARATELLRLAAAVADHLGARPLADAVTLLARRARLTLSRTPDPAPADPVTALGLTGREHDVLRLVAAGRTNRQIAEELFISPKTASVHVSNILGKLGVSGRGEAAAVAHRVGLVPQGAGERLAAR; translated from the coding sequence ATGCTCGGCGCTGTGGAGACCAGGTCCGTCAGTCCCGTGTTCGTCGGCCGCACCGAGGAGCTGGGGGTGTTGCGCGAAGCGCTCGCCCGCGCCGCCGGCCGAGGCGGCGCCCCCGGCCTCGGGGGAGAGCCGCAGGCACTGCTGCTCGGCGGCGAGGCCGGCGTCGGAAAGACGCGCCTCGTCGAGGAGTTCGCCACGGCCGCCGTGCGCGAGGGCGCGGTCGTCGCCCTCGGCGGCTGCGTCGAGATCGGCGCCGACGGACTGCCGTTCGCCCCCTTCTCCACCGCGCTGCGCGCCCTGCACCGAGAGCTGCCGGCCGAACTGGCCGCCGCTGCCGCCGGACAGGAAGAGGAACTGGCCCGACTGCTCCCCGAGTTGGGCGAGACCCGGCACGCCCGCTACGACGAGGAGGGCACCGCGCGCCTCTTCGAACTCACCGCCCGCCTCCTGGAACGCCTCGCCGCCGACCGCACGATCGTTCTCGTCCTGGAGGATCTGCACTGGGCCGACGCCTCCACCCGCCACCTCCTCGCCTATCTGCTGCGCACCCTGCGCACCGGCCGCCTCGTCGTCCTCGCCAGCTACCGCTCCGACGACATCCACCGCCGCCACCCGCTGCGCCCCCTCCTCGCCGAACTCGACCGGCTCCGCTCCGTCCGCCGGATCGAACTGCGCCGCTTCAACCGCACCGAGGTCCGCCACCAACTCGCCGGCATCCTCGCCACCGAGCCCGAACCCGAACGGGTCGACGAGATCTTCGAACGCTCCGACGGCAACGCCTTCTTCGTCGAGGAGCTCGCCGTCGCCGCCCACGACGGCCGCGGCTGCGCCCTCACCGACTCCCTCCGCGACCTGCTTCTCGTCCGCGTCGAGAAGCTCCCCGAGGACGCCCAGCGCATCGCCCGGATCGTCGCCGAGGGCTGCTCCACCGTGGAGTACGCCCTGCTCGCGGCCGTCGCCGGGCTGCCCGAGGACGACCTCATCGAGGCCCTCAGAGCCGCCGTCGGCGCCAACATCCTCATCGCCGCACCCGGCGGCGACGGCTACCGCTTCCGCCACAGCCTGGTCCGCGAGGCCGTCAGCGACGACCTGCTGCCCGGCGAGCGCTCCCGGCTCAACCGCCGGTACGCCGAGGCCCTGGAGGCCGACCCGACACTCGTCCCCGCCGGCGCCCGCGCCACCCGCCTCGCCAGCTACTGGTACCACGCGCACGACGCGGCCAAGGCCCTGCCCGCCGTCCTCGACGCCTCCGCGGAGGCCCGTTCCCGACACGCCCACTCCGAGCAACTACGCCTCCTGGAACGGGCGATGGAGCTGTGGGAAGCCGCCCCCGAAGCCGTACGCGCCGCCCTGCGCCCCGTCGACCACACCGAGGTCTACCCTCCCTGCGGCTGCGACCCGGCCACCACACCCCTGCGCTACCTCGACCTCATGGCCGAGGCCGCCGTCGCCGGGCGCCTGTGCGGGGAGCGGGAGCGGGCCCTGAGGATCACCAAGCGGGCGCTGGACCTGCTCGCCGACGGCGACGATCCGCTGCGCGCCGCCTGGTTCTGGGTGCAGCGCTCGATGCTGACCGAGGGCCTCGCCCGCGGCGACGGCCGACAGCAACTCGCCACCGCCGAGGAGCTCGTCCGCGGCCTGCCCCCGTCGGAGGTGCACGCCGAGGTGCTGTCCAGGGTGGCCAACTGGTCCATGCTCCGTGCCCCCGGCCCCGACGCCTTCTCCGCCGCCCAGCGCGCCGTCGAGTACGCGCACATGGTCGGCGCCGAGGCCATCGAACTCAACGCCCGCCTCACCCTCGGCGGTCTGATGGTCGAAGCGGGCGACGTCGACGCGGGCGTCGCGGAGATGGAAGCCGTCCGCGTACGGGCGCTGGAGAGCGGCCCCGCCGTCGTCGTGGGCCGCAGCCATGTGAACCTGCCCTCCGGTCTGGAAGGCGTCGGCCGCTCCCGCGAAGCCGTCCGCGTCCTGCGGGAAGGGCTCGAAGTCACCCGCAGAATGGGCCTGTTGACCTCCGAGGCATGGGTCTGGGCCAACCTGTCCGAATCACTGCTCTCCCTGGGCCACTGGGAGGAGGCGACCGAGGCCGCCACGAAGGCCCGCGACACCGGCCCCGGCGCGAAGCCTCGCGGCATGAGCTGTGTGTGCTTCGCCGAGATCGCGCTCGCCCGCGGAGACCTGGCCGAGGCCGCCCGCAGCCTCCTGGCCGCCCGCGGTCACTACGGCACCCACGACCCCATGCCCCAGTACGACCTGCCGCTGTCCCGCATCATGATCGGCCTCGCCGCCGCCGAGGGCCGTCTCCTCGACGCCCGCGCCGAACTGGCCCGCGCCCTGGACGCCGGTTTCCCCCCGGGTACCCAGCGCTACGGCTGGCCCCTGCTGCTCACGGCCGCCACCGCCGAGGCCGACGCCCGGGCGCTGCCGGTCGCCGAACAGGACCGCGCCGAGGTCCTCGACCGCATCCGCACGACGGCCAAGCGCCTCACCACCGGGGCACCCGTCTGGCTCGCCCACGACCTCTGGGTGCGCGCCGAACTCCGACGCGCCGAGGGCGTGGCGGACCCGCACACCTGGTCCGACGTCGTCACCGCCGTCGAGCCCCTCGAACGACCGTACGACCTCGCCCGCGTTCGGCACCGGCTCGCCGAGGCGCTGCTGGCCGACGGCGCCGACGAGGATGCCCGGGCCCGCGCCACGGAGCTGCTCCGGCTGGCCGCCGCCGTGGCCGACCACCTCGGCGCCCGTCCGCTCGCCGACGCCGTCACCCTCCTCGCCCGCCGCGCCCGCCTCACCCTGAGCCGCACACCCGACCCCGCCCCCGCCGACCCGGTCACGGCCCTGGGCCTCACCGGCCGCGAACACGACGTCCTCCGCCTGGTCGCCGCCGGCCGCACCAACCGCCAGATAGCCGAGGAACTGTTCATCTCCCCGAAGACGGCCAGCGTCCACGTCTCGAACATCCTCGGCAAGCTCGGCGTCTCCGGGCGAGGGGAGGCGGCGGCGGTGGCGCATCGGGTGGGGTTGGTTCCCCAGGGGGCTGGGGAGCGACTGGCCGCGCGATGA
- a CDS encoding MMPL family transporter has product MAALARWCVRHRLVAVLVWLLAFGGTVAGAAVAGSAYSNDYATPGTESSRAAQLLSEGFPHLGGDNATVVWHTGDGSVKAAAVEQTMTRTLDKIADLPGVASVTDPYDGAGGRQISEDGRTAYATVTFDDAAEDVSKSEAQAVVNAAEGARSDGLEVELGGTSIALTESSGGHLAEIVGVVVAAVVLFLAFGSLAASMLPIATALVSVGTAYAGITLLGHAMTVADFAPMLGTLIGLGVGIDYALFIVTRHRRGLKRGLSVEEAARNAVATTGRAVVFAGATVCIALLGMLILRLGFLNGVAIAASLTVVLTVAASVTLLPALLSFIGTRALSRRERRRLAEHGPEPEVPTGFAARWSAFVERHPKKLGAIALVIMTLLALPTLGLRLGTSDQGNDPKTSTTRQAYDLLADGFGPGVNGPLTLVTEVDGAADKLALDNIDATLRATEGVSAVTPVTFNSAGDTAYLTVVPDSSPQSARTSDLVERLRGEVLPRAETGTSLDLRVGGVTAGYDDFADVIVGKLPLFVGVVIGLGCLLLLLAFRSIGIPLKAAAMNVAAVAAAFGVVVAIFQWGWGSELLGLGRAGPIEPFLPVIMVSVLFGLSMDYQVFLVSRMYEEWLETGDNRRAVRVGLAETSRVINSAAVIMISVFLAFVLSGDRVIAMFGIALAAAVALDAFVLRTLLVPALMHMLGGANWWLPRWLDRRLPRISIEPPESRAAHERLAEVVDVEIDDVEIDDAEVCDVEVDADDLVVAEKERQRDVRDIPG; this is encoded by the coding sequence GTGGCAGCCCTTGCGCGCTGGTGCGTCCGGCACCGACTCGTCGCCGTACTCGTGTGGCTTCTCGCCTTCGGCGGGACCGTCGCCGGCGCGGCGGTCGCGGGATCCGCGTACTCGAACGACTATGCGACCCCGGGTACGGAGTCCAGCCGCGCTGCCCAGCTCCTGAGTGAGGGCTTCCCCCACCTCGGCGGTGACAACGCCACCGTCGTCTGGCACACCGGCGACGGCTCCGTGAAGGCCGCCGCCGTCGAGCAGACGATGACCCGGACTCTCGACAAGATCGCCGACCTGCCGGGCGTGGCCTCCGTCACCGACCCGTACGACGGCGCCGGCGGCCGCCAGATCAGCGAGGACGGCCGTACGGCCTACGCGACCGTCACCTTCGACGACGCGGCCGAGGACGTCAGCAAGAGCGAGGCGCAGGCCGTCGTGAACGCCGCCGAGGGAGCCCGGAGCGACGGGCTGGAGGTCGAGCTGGGCGGCACCTCGATCGCGCTCACCGAGTCCTCCGGCGGGCATCTCGCCGAGATCGTCGGTGTGGTCGTCGCCGCCGTGGTCCTCTTCCTCGCCTTCGGCTCGCTCGCCGCCAGCATGCTGCCCATCGCCACCGCCCTGGTCAGCGTGGGCACCGCCTACGCGGGCATCACCCTGCTCGGGCACGCCATGACGGTGGCCGACTTCGCGCCCATGCTGGGCACCCTCATCGGGCTCGGCGTCGGCATCGACTACGCGCTCTTCATCGTCACCCGGCACCGGCGCGGACTGAAGCGCGGGCTGTCCGTCGAGGAGGCCGCGCGGAACGCCGTAGCGACCACCGGGCGGGCCGTCGTCTTCGCGGGTGCCACCGTGTGCATAGCGCTGCTGGGCATGCTGATCCTGCGGCTCGGCTTCCTCAACGGCGTCGCGATCGCCGCCTCGCTGACCGTGGTCCTCACCGTCGCCGCCTCCGTGACACTGCTGCCCGCGCTGTTGTCGTTCATCGGCACGCGCGCGCTGAGCCGCCGCGAGCGCCGCCGTCTCGCCGAGCACGGCCCCGAGCCCGAGGTCCCCACGGGCTTCGCCGCCCGCTGGTCCGCGTTCGTCGAACGGCACCCGAAGAAGCTCGGCGCGATCGCCCTCGTCATCATGACCCTGCTGGCCCTGCCCACGCTGGGGCTGCGCCTCGGCACCTCCGACCAGGGCAACGACCCCAAGACGTCCACCACCCGCCAGGCGTACGACCTTCTCGCCGACGGCTTCGGCCCCGGGGTGAACGGCCCGCTCACCCTCGTCACCGAGGTCGACGGCGCCGCCGACAAGCTCGCCCTCGACAACATCGACGCCACGCTCCGGGCCACCGAGGGCGTCTCGGCGGTCACCCCGGTGACGTTCAACAGCGCCGGCGACACCGCGTACCTCACCGTCGTACCGGACTCCTCCCCGCAGTCCGCCAGGACCAGCGACCTGGTCGAACGGCTGCGCGGCGAGGTGCTGCCGCGCGCCGAGACCGGCACCTCGCTCGATCTGCGCGTCGGCGGTGTGACCGCCGGTTACGACGACTTCGCGGACGTCATCGTCGGCAAGCTGCCGCTGTTCGTCGGCGTCGTCATCGGCCTCGGCTGTCTGCTGCTCCTGCTCGCCTTCCGCTCCATCGGCATCCCGCTCAAGGCCGCCGCGATGAACGTCGCCGCCGTCGCCGCCGCGTTCGGCGTGGTCGTCGCGATCTTCCAGTGGGGCTGGGGCAGCGAACTGCTCGGCCTCGGCCGGGCCGGACCGATCGAACCCTTCCTCCCCGTGATCATGGTCTCGGTTCTCTTCGGGCTCTCCATGGACTACCAGGTGTTCCTGGTCAGCCGGATGTACGAGGAGTGGCTGGAGACCGGCGACAACCGGCGCGCGGTCAGGGTCGGCCTCGCCGAGACCAGCCGCGTGATCAACTCCGCCGCGGTCATCATGATCTCCGTCTTCCTCGCCTTCGTGCTCAGCGGCGACCGCGTGATCGCCATGTTCGGCATCGCCCTCGCCGCCGCCGTCGCCCTCGACGCCTTCGTCCTCCGTACGCTCCTCGTCCCCGCCCTCATGCACATGCTCGGCGGCGCCAACTGGTGGCTGCCCCGCTGGCTCGACCGCCGGCTGCCCCGCATCAGCATCGAACCGCCCGAGTCCCGCGCCGCCCATGAGAGGCTCGCGGAGGTCGTCGACGTAGAGATCGACGACGTAGAGATCGATGACGCAGAGGTCTGCGACGTAGAGGTCGACGCGGACGACCTGGTCGTGGCGGAGAAGGAGCGGCAGCGGGATGTACGCGATATCCCTGGGTGA
- the gatB gene encoding Asp-tRNA(Asn)/Glu-tRNA(Gln) amidotransferase subunit GatB, with product MTTTTDLVSYEDALASYDPVMGLEVHVELGTKTKMFCGCSTELGQDANTQTCPTCLGLPGSLPVVNATGVESAIKIGLALNCEIAEWCRFARKNYFYPDMPKNFQTSQYDEPIAFNGYLDVQLEDGETFRVEIERAHMEEDTGKSTHVGGATGRIHGASHSLLDYNRAGIPLIEIVTKPIEGAGERAPEVAKAYVRELREVIKALGVSEARMEMGQMRCDVNLSLRPHGREKFGTRSETKNVNSLRSVERAARFEIQRHAAVLDSGGTIIQETRHFHEDTGSTTSGRVKEEAEDYRYFPEPDLVPVAPSREWVEEIRAGLPELPLARRTRLLAEWGIAATDMQAILNAGALDLIVATIEAGADAAAARKWWMGELARSANESAKALEELAITPEQVARVTQLVASGDLNDKLARQVIEGVLAGEGTPDEVVDKRGLKVVSDEGALTTAVEEAIAGNPGIADKIRGGKVAAAGALVGAVMKATRGQADAARVKELILEKLGVSEG from the coding sequence GTGACCACCACGACCGACCTGGTGTCGTACGAGGACGCGCTGGCGTCGTACGACCCCGTCATGGGCCTCGAGGTCCATGTCGAACTCGGCACCAAGACCAAGATGTTCTGCGGCTGTTCGACCGAGCTCGGTCAGGACGCCAACACGCAGACCTGCCCCACCTGCCTCGGCCTGCCCGGCTCGCTCCCGGTCGTCAACGCGACCGGCGTCGAGTCCGCGATCAAGATCGGTCTCGCGCTGAACTGCGAGATCGCCGAGTGGTGCCGCTTCGCCCGGAAGAACTACTTCTATCCGGACATGCCGAAGAACTTCCAGACCTCCCAGTACGACGAGCCGATCGCCTTCAACGGCTACCTCGACGTACAACTGGAGGACGGCGAGACCTTCCGCGTGGAGATCGAGCGCGCCCACATGGAGGAGGACACCGGCAAGTCCACCCACGTGGGCGGCGCGACCGGCCGTATCCACGGCGCCTCGCACTCGCTGCTCGACTACAACCGCGCGGGCATCCCGCTCATCGAGATCGTCACCAAGCCGATCGAGGGCGCGGGCGAGCGTGCTCCCGAGGTCGCCAAGGCGTACGTCCGTGAGCTGCGCGAGGTCATCAAGGCGCTCGGCGTCTCGGAAGCCCGTATGGAGATGGGCCAGATGCGCTGCGACGTGAACCTGTCGCTGCGCCCGCACGGCCGCGAGAAGTTCGGCACGCGCTCCGAGACGAAGAACGTGAACTCGCTGCGCAGCGTCGAGCGTGCCGCGCGCTTCGAGATCCAGCGGCACGCCGCCGTACTCGACAGCGGCGGGACGATCATCCAGGAGACCCGGCACTTCCACGAGGACACGGGGTCGACGACCTCGGGCCGCGTGAAGGAGGAGGCCGAGGACTACCGGTACTTCCCCGAGCCGGACCTCGTTCCGGTGGCCCCCTCGCGCGAGTGGGTCGAGGAGATCCGTGCCGGTCTGCCCGAGCTGCCGCTGGCCCGTCGTACGCGGCTGCTCGCCGAGTGGGGCATCGCCGCCACCGACATGCAGGCCATCCTCAACGCCGGTGCGCTGGACTTGATCGTCGCCACGATCGAGGCCGGGGCCGACGCGGCCGCCGCCCGCAAGTGGTGGATGGGCGAGCTGGCGCGCAGCGCCAACGAGTCCGCCAAGGCCCTGGAAGAGCTGGCCATCACGCCCGAGCAGGTCGCCCGGGTCACCCAGCTCGTGGCGTCCGGCGACCTGAACGACAAGCTGGCCCGCCAGGTCATCGAAGGCGTTCTCGCGGGCGAAGGCACCCCGGACGAGGTCGTCGACAAGCGCGGTCTGAAGGTCGTCTCCGACGAGGGCGCCCTGACCACGGCCGTCGAGGAGGCCATCGCCGGCAACCCGGGCATCGCGGACAAGATCCGCGGTGGCAAGGTCGCCGCGGCCGGCGCCCTGGTCGGCGCGGTCATGAAGGCCACGCGCGGCCAGGCGGACGCGGCCCGCGTCAAGGAGCTGATCCTGGAGAAGCTGGGCGTCAGCGAGGGCTGA
- a CDS encoding GNAT family N-acetyltransferase encodes MYAISLGDGVELRQLEPWCAEEFLTHLQRGREFINRFVPFGETATDVDSARAVLQRYADMRAADTGFLHGLWLDGKLMGGVLFLNFDAKNGNAEVGCWLEPAATGRGLITRSMRILIDWAVDVRGIHRVEWIAPSGNTPSLNVARRLGMARDGVRRESYTHQGVRHDLEIWSVLAPEWREVRARAER; translated from the coding sequence ATGTACGCGATATCCCTGGGTGACGGAGTCGAACTGCGGCAACTGGAGCCGTGGTGCGCCGAGGAGTTCCTCACGCACCTGCAGCGGGGCAGGGAGTTCATCAACCGGTTCGTCCCCTTCGGCGAGACGGCCACCGACGTGGACTCCGCGCGGGCGGTGCTCCAGCGGTACGCCGACATGCGGGCCGCCGACACCGGCTTCCTGCACGGCCTCTGGCTCGACGGAAAGCTCATGGGCGGCGTGCTCTTCCTCAACTTCGACGCCAAGAACGGCAACGCCGAGGTCGGCTGCTGGCTGGAACCCGCCGCCACCGGGCGGGGACTGATCACCCGCTCGATGCGGATCCTCATCGACTGGGCCGTTGACGTCCGCGGCATCCACCGCGTCGAGTGGATCGCCCCCTCGGGGAACACCCCGAGCCTGAACGTGGCCAGGCGGCTCGGGATGGCACGGGACGGGGTGCGGCGGGAGAGCTACACCCACCAAGGTGTCCGGCACGACTTGGAGATATGGTCCGTCCTCGCGCCGGAATGGCGTGAGGTACGCGCGCGTGCGGAACGATGA
- the gatA gene encoding Asp-tRNA(Asn)/Glu-tRNA(Gln) amidotransferase subunit GatA, which produces MTDSIIKLTAAETAARIASGELTAVQVTEAHLARIEAVDEKVHAFLHVDREGALAQARAVDEKRERGEKLGPLAGVPLALKDIFTTEGIPTTVGSKILEGWIPPYDATLTKRLKAADVVILGKTNMDEFAMGSSTENSAYGPTGNPWDLTRIPGGSGGGSSAALASFQAPLAIGTDTGGSIRQPAAVTGTVGVKPTYGAVSRYGMVAFSSSLDQGGPCARTVLDAALLHEVIAGHDPLDSTSIDAPVPPVVEAARNGSVAGMRVGVVKQFRGEGYQAGVLQRFDESVALLKELGAEIVELDCPSFDLALAAYYLIAPSECSSNLARFDGLRYGLRSGDDGTRSAEDVTSLTREAGFGPEVKRRIMLGTYALSSGYYDAYYGSAQKVRTLITRDFEKSFEKVDVIVSPTTPTTAFPIGERADDPMAMYLADLCTIPTNLAGNAAMSLPCGLAPEDGLPVGLQIIAPALKDDRLYKVGAAVEAAFVEKWGHPLLEEAPSL; this is translated from the coding sequence ATGACCGACAGCATCATCAAGCTCACCGCGGCCGAGACCGCCGCGAGGATCGCCTCCGGCGAGCTCACGGCCGTCCAGGTCACCGAGGCCCACCTGGCCCGGATCGAGGCGGTCGACGAGAAGGTCCACGCCTTCCTGCACGTCGACCGTGAAGGCGCCCTCGCCCAGGCCCGTGCCGTGGACGAGAAGCGGGAGCGGGGCGAGAAACTCGGCCCGCTCGCCGGTGTTCCGCTCGCGCTCAAGGACATCTTCACCACCGAGGGCATCCCGACGACCGTCGGGTCCAAGATCCTCGAAGGGTGGATCCCGCCCTACGACGCCACCCTCACCAAGCGGCTCAAGGCCGCCGACGTCGTCATTCTCGGCAAGACCAACATGGACGAGTTCGCCATGGGGTCCAGCACCGAGAACAGCGCGTACGGGCCGACCGGGAACCCGTGGGATCTCACCCGCATTCCCGGTGGCTCCGGTGGCGGTTCCTCCGCCGCGCTCGCCTCCTTCCAGGCGCCCCTCGCCATCGGCACCGACACCGGCGGCTCCATCCGCCAGCCGGCCGCCGTCACCGGCACGGTCGGTGTGAAGCCGACGTACGGGGCCGTCTCCCGGTACGGCATGGTCGCGTTCTCCTCCTCCCTCGACCAGGGCGGGCCCTGCGCCCGCACGGTCCTGGACGCGGCGCTGCTGCACGAGGTGATCGCCGGGCACGACCCGCTCGACTCCACCTCCATCGACGCCCCGGTCCCGCCGGTCGTCGAGGCCGCGCGCAACGGCAGTGTCGCCGGGATGCGTGTGGGCGTCGTCAAGCAGTTCCGCGGTGAGGGCTACCAGGCCGGTGTGCTCCAGCGGTTCGACGAGTCGGTCGCGCTGCTCAAGGAGCTGGGTGCCGAGATCGTCGAGCTGGACTGCCCGTCGTTCGACCTGGCGCTGGCCGCGTACTACCTGATCGCGCCGAGCGAGTGTTCGAGCAACCTGGCCCGCTTCGACGGACTGCGCTACGGCCTCCGTTCCGGCGACGACGGCACCCGTTCCGCCGAGGACGTCACCTCCCTCACCCGTGAGGCGGGCTTCGGCCCCGAGGTGAAGCGCCGCATCATGCTCGGCACGTACGCGCTCAGCTCCGGCTACTACGACGCGTACTACGGCTCCGCCCAGAAGGTCCGTACGCTCATCACGCGGGACTTCGAGAAGTCGTTCGAGAAGGTCGACGTCATCGTCTCGCCGACCACGCCCACCACCGCCTTCCCGATCGGCGAGCGCGCCGACGACCCGATGGCGATGTACCTGGCGGACCTCTGCACCATCCCGACCAACCTCGCGGGCAACGCCGCGATGTCCCTGCCCTGCGGCCTCGCGCCGGAGGACGGGCTGCCGGTCGGGCTGCAGATCATCGCCCCGGCACTGAAGGACGACCGTCTTTACAAGGTCGGCGCCGCCGTCGAGGCCGCCTTCGTGGAAAAGTGGGGGCACCCGCTCCTCGAGGAGGCTCCGTCGCTGTGA